ATTCTACCATCGTCTACAACATTGCCCGCTCGAAGATCAAAGTTTATCAGTGCCCCAGCGATGGCATGGACAGCGACACGGCAGACGCTTCCACTTCTGCGTGGGGAACTGGAACCAACGTGGTTGGCGTAAACATGTTTAACAATCTGGCTGCTCCACTGCTGCGCATTGGTGCTGGCACTGCAGGTATTGCTAACGGTACTGCCAGCCAGGCTGAAACGCTCGGCACCACCAATTACATCGGTGTGAATGGTGCTTCTGGTCTAGGAGACGACGTCGGTGGTGCAAATCCCAATCCACTATTCACCGGTCACGGTGCGTTTGGTCTGAATACCTTTGTTGGCATCTTCACCAATCGTACCAATCTGACTCTTGGTCAGTTGGCCGTGCAGGATGGTACCAGCAATACCATTGCACTGGCTGAAACGGTCGGCGGTCGCCTGTTAGGTCGCCGAATGTACCACCTGACCTGGATGGGTGTAGGCTCTGCAGGTATGGTTCTCGGCTTACGTCAGGGTAATGTTGATCACTCTCCATTTAATGGCGCCAGCATGCATGCCGCTGGTATCAATGCCTGCTTTGGAGACGGTTCAGTTCGTACTGTCAAGTATGGCAACACCAACATCTGCCCACAGGCCAACAATCCTGCTTCTATCGCCACTGCGATTCCTACTTCACCCGATTGGTTTACTCTGATGTGTCTGCTTGGCCGTCGCGATGGTATCAACCGTGATTTTTCCAGTTTACTTGACTAAGATGAGTCTCCGTAAACTATAATCAATGCAGGCTAAATGCGGCTCCTCTAGCCGCATTTAGTCTTAATAACCCCCCCTTTTCATGAAGGAACTCAGAATGCGCTTACTCAGTCTTGCCTTGCTGGTTTGCAGCCTGGCTCTTGCAGGTTGTGGAAACGAAGCCAAGGTAGCTCAACCTAAAGATACCGTTCCCCCACCGAAGGCAGATGAGATTATTGGTGGAGGCACACCGATGCCTGCCGCCAAGACACCCGCCAAGACACCTGCCAAGCCTGCCGGTAAATAACTGCTCGATTCAGGTTTGTAGACACCCCGGAATCAGTCTGCCGGGGTGTTTTCGTTAATCCATAAAATACTGAGATCTATTACTGCGTTGATGCTTCTTTTATGCTATCTTTGAAGAGGCTATAGTCGAGAAATCGACATTCGTCTAATTTCATCATAACCTCATTACTGACTGAGGAAATCAGCATGCGGCTTCTTTGTTTTGTCTTTCTTGCTGCATTATTGTCTATAGCTGGTTGTTCATCCGAGGCCAAGGTGATCTATCCTACGGATACTGTACCACCACCCCGGCCTGAAGACATTATTGGCGGTGGCACACCCATGCCAGCAACCAAGGCTCCCGCCAAGCCAGCCAAGTAATGATCAATCCCCTGCTTCAATTCTCCGGACCGCTCTTAATTCCAGACTAACTGGTTGCGGTATTGCCAGTATTGCTCCGGCGTTTCGCACAACAACTGTAACTTGCTGTTCCATTCCGGTTTCCAGCTGACCTCCAACGCCTGCACATTACTGTGAAGATGATCAACCGCAGCTGCTCCAGACAAAACCATGTCTGCCCAGGGTTGCTGCAGGATGGCAGCCAGCGCTATGGCATCAGGTGTATATCCCAAAGAATGGCAAAGTTCTCCCAGTGAAGAGTCCCTGGAGATTCCCCGCTGCGTCAATCGGCCGTTAGCCAATCCTTCTTTCACCATCACCATCCAGCCTTGTAGATGTGCTGCAGCAAGCATCGGACCGACGCTGCGCTCGTGTAGATTCCAGGTTGCCTGCACACTGCCAAAAAGTGATTCTTCACCTCGTTTGATCAACATAGCTTTTTCCAGAGTATCGCTTTGTCTAGCACCACTGAGTGATAATCCGATGATCAAGCCGCCGTCGCGCAGGCGCGCCAGTTCATCCAGCACTTCACAATTTTCGAGAACACCACTATCCAGTGTTGCAGAGTGAATCTGATACAATCGCAACCAGTGTCCCAGGTAACCGCTGCTCTCAGCCATCTGTCTGCGCAGCGTTACCAGGTTGTGGCTTTTGATTTCATGCTGAGGAGCATCGACCTTCCAGTCAGCAGTATAGGTGTAGCCCCACTTGGAGCTGACAAAAACTTCATCACGGGAAATATTGCGAATCCGCAGCCACTGGCTGAGAAACTCTTCACCCGCGCCGTAAGAACGGGCAACATCAAAACTGCGAATGCCCGCAGCCCAGGCTGCGTCGAGAACCTGAATCGCGTGGAGCATCATGGCTTCCCGCGTCCGTTCTGCAGGCAAGTCCTCCTCGTGTCCCAGAGTCATGTAGCCCGGTCGACCGAGAGCTGCCAGCCCCAACCCCATGCGGGTATAGGAAACCGTTTTGCCCTGAACTGTTTTGGTGAGGATTTTCACGCACGGTTCTCCTGGAGATGCTGTGCACATGCTGCAGGCAAGCCTGGCCCGGCATAGATCATCCCACTGTAGAGTTCCACCAGTTGCGCCCCGGCACTGACCAGTCGCTCGGCATGTTCCGGTGCAGTAATGCCTCCACATCCCACAATCAGCATCTCCGGGCCAACAATATTTCGTAAGTGTTCAATGATTTGTATCGCCATGGGTAATAGAGGTGCGCCTGAGATGCCTCCTGCATCGCGCTGCAAGAGTGTTTGTGTTGCTCTGGTCGAGGTGTTTACTGCAACCCAGCCATCGCAGGCATTGGATGAAAGAATAGGTTCAACCAAGGCGCGCAAACTGGCATCAGTCCATGCCTGCTTGTCAGGATCATCGGGTGGGAGTTTCATCAGCAACGGCAGTTTGCGACCAGCTTGTTGCTCCAGAGTCTGCAGTTTCTCCTTAACAGGCAGGATCAGTTCCGAAGTCAAACGTGGATCGCTCAGCAATCCGCGAAGCCCGGCAGTGTTGGGTGAACTGAGATTGATGACAAAAAAATCGGTATGTTCCGCGAGTTGATCCACCAAGGCAAGCAGTTCCGCCCTGGCAACGTTCAAATAACTTTCGGGTGAATTGCATTGCTTGAGATGCCCGGGGTGCGGCCCGATGTTGCACGCCACCAGCATACCTTCTCGTTTCGCTGTCGGGAACCGTTTCAACCGTTCCAGAACTGCCTGCACACCATCGCTGGGGAACCCCAGTTTGTTC
The DNA window shown above is from Planctomycetia bacterium and carries:
- a CDS encoding dihydroorotate dehydrogenase 2: MYHLAGPLIRCLPPEIAHAAGLQLLKLPVRWAKTIHDPFTWNGLTFRNCVGIAAGFDKNATALNGIERLGVGFVEVGTILVEPWPGNPKPRLERLSQVQGIWNKLGFPSDGVQAVLERLKRFPTAKREGMLVACNIGPHPGHLKQCNSPESYLNVARAELLALVDQLAEHTDFFVINLSSPNTAGLRGLLSDPRLTSELILPVKEKLQTLEQQAGRKLPLLMKLPPDDPDKQAWTDASLRALVEPILSSNACDGWVAVNTSTRATQTLLQRDAGGISGAPLLPMAIQIIEHLRNIVGPEMLIVGCGGITAPEHAERLVSAGAQLVELYSGMIYAGPGLPAACAQHLQENRA
- a CDS encoding DUF1559 domain-containing protein; this encodes MRRTLFAKKPCHQPRRMGFTLIELLVVIAIIALLMALLLPAIQKVREAANKMLCASNERQIVIACHNYHGDFGRLPPGNLGPIPANAPSGSLTDANGSHVGLLAIILPYIEGDNIFKVFNPLVVLDVTRNGIRWYALPNLSDSTIVYNIARSKIKVYQCPSDGMDSDTADASTSAWGTGTNVVGVNMFNNLAAPLLRIGAGTAGIANGTASQAETLGTTNYIGVNGASGLGDDVGGANPNPLFTGHGAFGLNTFVGIFTNRTNLTLGQLAVQDGTSNTIALAETVGGRLLGRRMYHLTWMGVGSAGMVLGLRQGNVDHSPFNGASMHAAGINACFGDGSVRTVKYGNTNICPQANNPASIATAIPTSPDWFTLMCLLGRRDGINRDFSSLLD
- a CDS encoding aldo/keto reductase produces the protein MCTASPGEPCVKILTKTVQGKTVSYTRMGLGLAALGRPGYMTLGHEEDLPAERTREAMMLHAIQVLDAAWAAGIRSFDVARSYGAGEEFLSQWLRIRNISRDEVFVSSKWGYTYTADWKVDAPQHEIKSHNLVTLRRQMAESSGYLGHWLRLYQIHSATLDSGVLENCEVLDELARLRDGGLIIGLSLSGARQSDTLEKAMLIKRGEESLFGSVQATWNLHERSVGPMLAAAHLQGWMVMVKEGLANGRLTQRGISRDSSLGELCHSLGYTPDAIALAAILQQPWADMVLSGAAAVDHLHSNVQALEVSWKPEWNSKLQLLCETPEQYWQYRNQLVWN